The window GGGATTGTAGGGGCGCTTTTGAGTTTAATGCGGAAAAAAGTTTGCGGGTATAGCGTGGGCGTCGGAAGTTATTGCCGAAGGGGGAGGCGTGAGGGTGGGGTGAACTGCCAAAGTTCGGTGACGAGAAGACCGGCCAGACGGTGCTGGTGAGCGATTCGTGTGAGACCTGCTTGGGTGAGTGAACTGGAGTGATCGGGTAGTCGAGTGGTACGAAGACCGGTGAGAATGCGGAACGCAAGGTAGAGGGTGCTGATGAGGAATTTTGCGGGGAGGCGCATGAGGCCGCTTGGGATTCGGAAGTCGGAGATGAGCCAGAGGGCTCCCGGAGTGAGTCTCGGCGCGATGCGGGTGACGAGGGCATCGAGTTCGGGTTGGCTGAGACAGTCGAGGAAGAAGTGCGTGATGATCAAGTCATAGGATTTTCCTTCGATCGGGACGGTTAGAGCGCTGGCCTGGTGGGTTTGGAGGCGGGCTGTGGTGCTGGGAGCGGTTGCTTCGCATCGCTGGCGGAGGAGGCGAAGCATTGTGGCGCTGGTGTCGACCGCGTCGGCCTGAAGGTCTGGGTTACGGGCGAGAAGTTGCGCGAGGAAGCGACCGTCTCCGTCGCCAAGGAGGAGAGCGTGTCTTTGGTGGAGGAGATTCGGCAGATAGTGAAGGCGACAGCGTTCAAGAGCCCGACCGAGAGTCAGGTATTCGAGCCAGCGATATGGACGCGCGATGCGATCGAAGTCGGGCTCATTGGTATTAAGGCTGGATGCGGGAGACTCGAGCGACTGGTGTGTGGTGTCGTCAAACGTGGATGCTGTCGTTTTCATCGTGGGAGGAGGGGTAGAAGCAGCAAAGGGGTTATGAGGGCGAGGTCTGCTGCGGCGCGAAGCGTGATGGAGGGGATGCGGCGGCGATAGTGATGGAGCAGTTGCAGAAGGAAGAGTGAGAGGGTGGAGGCGGCGGCGATTCGCCACGGCGCGTGGTGATCCAAGAGACAGAGGCCGAGTCCGATGGCAGCGATCACGGCGGTGATTTGAGGAAGATGGTGTAAGGCGATGTGTGTGATGGGATGTGCGTTTGTCTGTTCGGAGTCGTGCTCCCAGGCGAAGATGAAGAGGCAGTTGAGACTGCAGAGCGAGGCGAATAGGAGCGCCAGCGGGAGCAATCGGAGACGAAGGTCGGGTTGATGAGCGACCGTGGGGATGAAGGTGGCGGCGGCGAAGCAGATGCCGACGGCGAACTCTTTGGGAAGCCGATGCGCGCTCTCGGTGGCATGAATGAGGATGAAGTAGGCGAAGACCAGACCGCCGAGGATGAGGTAGAGATGGATCGCTTCTGACAATAAGTGAGGGAGTAGATATGCCAATGCGATTGAGGCGAGAAGAAGTCCAATGAGAAAGGAGCGGCGGTGGCGGTGGTGGAAGTGGTGGCGGGCTTCGAGAGATCCAACGTCAAGAGGATGTTCGGAGAGCAGGCGCGCGTCGAGGAGCCGGTCGGCGACGTAGAGCATCCAGACGGCGAGGAACATGGCGAGGATGCTGACCTTTGGGAGACGAAGGTGATTGGCAGAGGCGATGAACCAGGTCCAGAGTGCGGCGACGGTTGGCGCGTCGAGCGAGAGCAGATGCCAGAGGTCGAAGGGCGTCGTTTGCGCAGCGCGCAACGTATGGGTGGAGATTGGGGATAGCACTGCCATATCTAAATATGATGCGACAGTTCTGGCCAGAATTCACCTGATGGAGTAAGGTCAGCCTCATGCAAATGCGCTCTATGTGCGAAGTAGTCTTTATGGCGACCATCATTAGTCCCGCAAGTCTTGCGGCTTGTGGTGCGCTTTGATAGGATCTGCGCCACAGATGACGTTCACGAAACGTTGACGGTTGATCTCAACAGCTACGTGTTGGAGAAGAGTGTCGATGGAATGCTCACAATGATGGACCAGAATCAGGCAAAGGTTGAACGAACTTACAGGTGACCCCGCTGCTGAAGACGGTGTTTCGCAGGCACTAGCCGGAAGATGTTGAAGAGTTTTGCGGCAACCTGAGACCTGATCCCGGTGATCTCAAAAACATTAGATCAGGCGTTAGCGACGACAGGAGCGTCGGCGTGTGTCTGTTTGGCTCCAGCGATCCAGAGGCCGGGATCGATGTCCGGGAAGATGCTGTCACGAAGTTCTATCTCGGACAGTCGCGACTCATTCGCTTTAGTGAGTGCGCCGGTTGATTCGAAGTTTTGCCAGATAGCTTTTACCTCATTGAACTGATCGTTGTGGGTGAGGAAGCGAATCTCGGCGTAGTCCCGAGCGGCACCGGTGGTGATGAGGAACTGCCAGTCGGAGGATTCGAGGAGTAAGAGCTCACGGCACAGCTGCTGGAGAATGCGCTTGCCAGCGGGCGAGTTTTGCCAGAGGCCGTTGGTGCAAGCGTCGCGAGTATATAACTCTGCGGGGTAGATGTGGGTGTAGGTCCAGCTCGTTTCGGGGTTCATCCAGACTTGATTGGTACCTTCTGCACCCCATGAGCCCTCTTCCATGGCGATGAATCCAGCTCGCGGGTACAGGTCGAGATAGTCTGCGCAACTGATGAGCTCGAGACCAGTGTTGTAGTCGTGGAGGGTGCGAGCAATGGCTTCGAGCCAGAGGGGACCCTCGAACCACCAATGGCCGAAGAGCTCGGCGTCGAACGGCGAGCACAGAATAGGGGGGACGGTGTCGTTGAAGCCTGATTTGAGAGCTTCGTGGACGAGATGGACGAAGTGGGCGGCGTGGGCTTTGGTGCGCTCGGCTGCTTCTTGTGGGTAGTAGGGTTGCTTGTCCCCCATGTCGACCCTGGCGCCAGTGACGCGCCAATAGCGGTGGCCGCCCGGCCAGCGTTTTTTGTGGAAGTCGAGGTAGACGCCATCGCCGGGGTAGCCGGTGTCGCCAGACCAGACCTGGACTCCAGTGCGAGGGTCGCGGGGGAAGATCGTCGTGGGGTGCGCTTTGCCCACGGATGCGTTGTAAGGACCGTCGACGAAGTAGGGTTGATAGAGAGAGCGATGCGGCTCTCGGGTCATTCGCTCGCTATTGAGATCTGGCGGTAGTTCGCCCTTTTGCAGTTCGTAGGGCGAAGGCATTCGTCTCGACTCCTCTACAAGGTGGGTGTCGACGAAGAAAAACTCGAGACCTGACTCTGAGAGCGCTTGTTCTACACCGATGCGATTAAAGCCAGGCGCAACGGGGTCTCCGTCGGCATTGGGGACGGGATAGTTCCAATGACCCGCGGGGCGGTAGCCACACTCGGGGGCCCATATGCCTCGGGGAGGTTTGCCGATGTGACGAATGTGAGTGTCAACGGCGGTGCGGATCTGGGCGCGGACGCTCTCATCGGTGCCCAGGAGTGGCATATATCCGTGCGTGGCTCCGCAGGTAATGATGTCGATCAGACCAGTGTCGTTGAAGTGGCGGAAGCCGGAGATGATGTTTCGGTCAAACTGATTGAAGTCCTCGAGAGCCTGAGAGAAGAAACGCTGCCAGTAGCGGGCAGTTTCGGCGAGGTGGACGTCACCAGATTGGAGGAAGAAGGCCTCGTCCTCGCGCGCGGCGACGATCTTGCGCGAGAGGTAGTTGGGGAACTCAGCAATGAAGACGGGGTGAGAGAGTTGTTCGAGAAGGATCGGCGAGAGATTGAGATTGCAGTTGAAGCGAATGTTGTCGCGTTCCAGGCTCTTAAGAACGCGGAGGAGTGGCAGGTAAGTTTCAGCAGCGGCTTCGTGAAGCCACTCCATACCGTGAGGCCATGTGCCGTGGTTGATCACGTAGGGCAGATGGGCGTGAAGAGTGAAGGTGAGATATCCCAGTGGACGGGACGCAACAGTAGAATCGGGATCCGCAGAGATGGTGGGACCCGCTTGGGATTCGCGCGATAGGGTGAACTCGGAGTCTATCGATGCCTTCGTCAAGACACACCTCGAAGGTGATTTTCGGTTAGGGGCAGTATTCCGGCGGGCTCGCCGGATTGCTGCGGCTTAGTTTACTCCTGCATGACGATGCTTCGTCGTGGAAGTTGAAACGAGGGCAGATCGATACAATCCGCCACTCTTGGTTAGATGCGAAATTATGGCTATTGCGGTGGCTGATCTGCGGGCCGCTGTTGCAGATCAGGGTTGGTTGATGTGCTCTCAGTATTTTGGGCTGGCACCTTAAGGGAGAGAGTAGTGGTTAGTTGGAAACGGATGAGGCTTTCGGAAGGAATCTGAACTTGCTCTCCGCGGGTGATGGTGTTGGCGCCGGCTCCGACGCCTCCTCCAGCAGCGGCGCCGATGGCGGCTCCTTTACCTCCACCGAGAATGCCGCCGAGGATAGCGCCGACCGCAGCACCACCGCCGACCTTTTCTGCTGTGTTCTTTCCGCGGCCCTTGCCCTCCACGCTGTATGGAGCAGTCGTAATCGCGATTTTTTCACCGCGGCGGTTGATACTGGTGAGTTCAACAGTAAGGAGAGAGCTGCCTTTGTAGTGAGCGGCTTCCTGGACTGCCGAGACCCGACCGGAGACGGGTGTGCCCTGACGGATGGCGACAAGATTGTCTATGACAATGTCTGTCGCAATAGTCCCGGTAAAGGTGTCACCCTGTTGGGTCGTGGCACTATCGAGGGTTTGGGTGATGCGAATCGGAATGATAGTGTCGGGCGTAAGAGTAATGTTTTGGAAGGCTGGCGGCGGTGGTGGCGGAGGCGGTGCGGGCGGAAGCTCCTGCGGAGGCGGTGGTGGCGGAGCTACTGCGACTTGCGTAGCTGGGATTTCAGCGGGCGCTTCGCGGACGACCGGCGCCGGAACTGGTGCCGGCTTCGGCTTGAGTATTGGAGTCTTCTTTGGAATGACCGGTACAGGCGGCTGCGGTGGGAGGGCGGCTGCGGCAGTGATTGGTGGCGCTGGTGCTTGAACGATCAGATTATTGACAACTGTCTTGATGCCCGAGACCTGTGCAGCATCGGCGGCGGCGAGGGAACGAGCGGCTTCGCTGCTGACGTTGCCGGTGAGGGTGGCGACACCGGCCTGGACGGAAGATTGAATGGATTCCGTACTGAGGGCGCCATCGCTGGCGATACGGCTCTGCAGCGCTGTGGTCAGGCTGGCGTCATCGACGGGAGCCGCAGGCGTCCTGCTCCTGCAGCCGGCTAAACTGACGATCAAAGCCATGGTGGTGGCGACCAGAAAAGCGTGCGGAGCGGACAGATGTTTGTTGGCGTCGTGCATAAATCCCCTCATTGCGTCGAATGCTTTACACTGCGAACACTGTAAATCACCAGACTGCTATCCGATGCAGCCATTCATCTTCAGGGTTCACTGAGATGTCGAGTGCAACTTCCTCTACGCATCTGACGGAGGACAGGGGCGAAGGTGATACAGCAGGTACGGTCGGAAGGACACATTAGGAAGACGGAGACGTCGACGCGCAACCTAATCTCAAAACAGGGCATCCACCTAAGGACGGTATGGTTGGTACAGTTTGAATGGTTGGAGCGTTCTGAACAGTTGTGTGGTGTTCCGCTACAGTATCTGAATAAACAGAAGTTCAAGAGTTGAGTTATAAAAGCGGAGGAAGCAGATTCCGCAAACTTGTAAATCCGAAGAGGAGAATGAGCATGTCAGATATCGACAACGATGGTGGAGTTAGCGGATTGGGCTGGTTTCTTGCGGGTCTGGGAGTTGGAGCCCTGGTCGGAGTTCTTTATGCGCCGAAGGCTGGCAAAGAGACGCGGGAAGACTTGGTTGCCAGTGCACTGGACGCGAGGGACAAGGCCGCAGTTCTCGCACAGCAGGCTCAGGACCGCGCGAATGTGCTGGCCGCGCAGGGCAAGCAGCAGGTGAGTGAGTATGTAGACCGTGGCAAGGAGTACTATGACCGCGGACGAACTCAGTGGGCTCAGTACGTTGAGAAGGGTAAAGGGCTTGTGCAGGAGCAGCAGGATAAAGTTGCTGCGGCCGTTAACGCGGGCAAGGATGCATACGCGAGCACGACAGGCTCAACGGGCGAATCTCACTCGTAGGCGATTCTGTTAGGCTGGGCCCGGTCGACCTCGTCTGGTGGCCGGGCCTTATGATTGTGGTCGTATAACTTTGGGAGATCGAGAGAACCTATGGAAGCGATGCGGATCATGATGTCGGCAATGTGGTTGCAAGACCCGGACTCGCTTTCGTCGGGGAACTCAAGGCTGCTGATGGTCTTCGTTGGAATGGTTGCAGTTGCGCTGATTGTTCAGGCGATCGCGTTGATTGCGATGGCGGTTGGCGCGGCGAAGGCGAGAAAGCGCGGACTCGAGATTGTGGAAGAAGTTCGCCTGAAGTTGATGCCAATTATGGACAACACCCACAGTTTCATTCAGGACACTGCTCCTAAGGTGAAGATCATCACTGAGAACTTCGCCGAGACGAGCCATGTGATTCGTGCGAAAGCGCAGGAGTTTGATGCGACTGCGAGCGATCTGAATGCGAAGACGCGTGCGCAGGCGGCACGGGTGGACGGGATCGTGACTTCGGCTCTGAATACGACCACCGATGTTGCTGAGACGATTCAGCGAGGGATTAAAATCCCGCTGCGCGAAGTGTCGGGCATTATCAATGGCGTGAAGGCTGGGTTGGACGTGCTGGTCGGCCGGGCTAAGGGGTTTGGCAGCGGTCGGGCACATAGTCATCGTGATTCAGATCCAGGCTGGTAGTTGCCGCTCTTTCTGGCTTTATCGTTCGGAGTGTCGGTGTGAAACTTTGACAAGGACTCTCGTTATTTTCAAAGAACGCAGATCCCCTGCGGGGATGACAACAAGAGCAAAGACTTAGGAAAGCTAAGCCTCAACTTCCGACTCAACTCTCGTTTCAACTTTTTGTGGCTCACTCTTTGATCTTTAGGTGATCCAACCGCCTCCGACTACCTCGTCTTCCTGATAGAAGACGGCGGACTGGCCGGGGGTGATCGCTCGTTGGGGCTCGTCGAAGAGGGCTTGGACGGTTTCGGCGTCTACGCGGGAGAGGGTTGCCATGGCCGGGGTGTGGCGATGGCGGATCTTGATGCTGACGCGGATGGGTTCGGTCAGTTCGGGGATCGAGATCCAGTTGAGACGGTTGGCGAAGAGGTCGCGGGACTGGAGATCTTCGTCGGAGCCTACCGTCACCTGATGGGAGTCGGGGTGGATGGCGAGGACGTAGAGCGGGTTGGGGCTGGTGATGCCGAGGCCCTTGCGCTGGCCTACGGTGAAGCTCTGGATGCCTTCGTGATGGCCGACGACTTCGCCGGCGGTAGTGACGAGTTCGCCTGCGGTGTTGGGCAGGTCTTCACCCTGTTCGTCGAGGTAGGCCTTGAGGAAGGTGTTGTAGTCGCCGCCGGGGATGAAGCAGATCTCCTGAGAGTCGGACTTCTGGGCGACGGCGAGGCCTGCGTCGGCGGCCATCTGGCGGACGGCTGGCTTCTGCATCTCGCCGAGGGGGAAGATGGTGCGGCTGAGCTGCTCCTGCGTGAGGCCGAAGAGGAAGTAGGTCTGGTCTTTGGACTTGTCTTCTGGCCGGGAAAGTATCCATCGTTGACGGGCCTCGTCAAAGCGATTGCGGGCGTAGTGCCCGGTGGCGATACGGTCGGCGCCGATCTGTCGGGCGGTGGTGAGGAGCTGGTCGAACTTGAGGTGGTTGTTGCAGAGAGTGCAGGGGATGGGGGTTCGGCCGGCGAGGTACTCGCTGACGAAGGGCTTGACCACATCGGCTTCGAA is drawn from Edaphobacter lichenicola and contains these coding sequences:
- a CDS encoding class I SAM-dependent methyltransferase — encoded protein: MKTTASTFDDTTHQSLESPASSLNTNEPDFDRIARPYRWLEYLTLGRALERCRLHYLPNLLHQRHALLLGDGDGRFLAQLLARNPDLQADAVDTSATMLRLLRQRCEATAPSTTARLQTHQASALTVPIEGKSYDLIITHFFLDCLSQPELDALVTRIAPRLTPGALWLISDFRIPSGLMRLPAKFLISTLYLAFRILTGLRTTRLPDHSSSLTQAGLTRIAHQHRLAGLLVTELWQFTPPSRLPLRQ
- a CDS encoding glycoside hydrolase family 57 protein, which encodes MTKASIDSEFTLSRESQAGPTISADPDSTVASRPLGYLTFTLHAHLPYVINHGTWPHGMEWLHEAAAETYLPLLRVLKSLERDNIRFNCNLNLSPILLEQLSHPVFIAEFPNYLSRKIVAAREDEAFFLQSGDVHLAETARYWQRFFSQALEDFNQFDRNIISGFRHFNDTGLIDIITCGATHGYMPLLGTDESVRAQIRTAVDTHIRHIGKPPRGIWAPECGYRPAGHWNYPVPNADGDPVAPGFNRIGVEQALSESGLEFFFVDTHLVEESRRMPSPYELQKGELPPDLNSERMTREPHRSLYQPYFVDGPYNASVGKAHPTTIFPRDPRTGVQVWSGDTGYPGDGVYLDFHKKRWPGGHRYWRVTGARVDMGDKQPYYPQEAAERTKAHAAHFVHLVHEALKSGFNDTVPPILCSPFDAELFGHWWFEGPLWLEAIARTLHDYNTGLELISCADYLDLYPRAGFIAMEEGSWGAEGTNQVWMNPETSWTYTHIYPAELYTRDACTNGLWQNSPAGKRILQQLCRELLLLESSDWQFLITTGAARDYAEIRFLTHNDQFNEVKAIWQNFESTGALTKANESRLSEIELRDSIFPDIDPGLWIAGAKQTHADAPVVANA
- a CDS encoding BON domain-containing protein, giving the protein MHDANKHLSAPHAFLVATTMALIVSLAGCRSRTPAAPVDDASLTTALQSRIASDGALSTESIQSSVQAGVATLTGNVSSEAARSLAAADAAQVSGIKTVVNNLIVQAPAPPITAAAALPPQPPVPVIPKKTPILKPKPAPVPAPVVREAPAEIPATQVAVAPPPPPPQELPPAPPPPPPPPAFQNITLTPDTIIPIRITQTLDSATTQQGDTFTGTIATDIVIDNLVAIRQGTPVSGRVSAVQEAAHYKGSSLLTVELTSINRRGEKIAITTAPYSVEGKGRGKNTAEKVGGGAAVGAILGGILGGGKGAAIGAAAGGGVGAGANTITRGEQVQIPSESLIRFQLTTTLSLKVPAQNTESTSTNPDLQQRPADQPPQ
- a CDS encoding YtxH domain-containing protein, with product MSDIDNDGGVSGLGWFLAGLGVGALVGVLYAPKAGKETREDLVASALDARDKAAVLAQQAQDRANVLAAQGKQQVSEYVDRGKEYYDRGRTQWAQYVEKGKGLVQEQQDKVAAAVNAGKDAYASTTGSTGESHS
- the mnmA gene encoding tRNA 2-thiouridine(34) synthase MnmA, giving the protein MTTEPNNTIAVAMSGGVDSSAVAALLRAQGHELVGLTLQLWNQRRLAGHEGMPEAVQGRCCSIDDVYDARHVAEQLNIPYYVVNQQERFEADVVKPFVSEYLAGRTPIPCTLCNNHLKFDQLLTTARQIGADRIATGHYARNRFDEARQRWILSRPEDKSKDQTYFLFGLTQEQLSRTIFPLGEMQKPAVRQMAADAGLAVAQKSDSQEICFIPGGDYNTFLKAYLDEQGEDLPNTAGELVTTAGEVVGHHEGIQSFTVGQRKGLGITSPNPLYVLAIHPDSHQVTVGSDEDLQSRDLFANRLNWISIPELTEPIRVSIKIRHRHTPAMATLSRVDAETVQALFDEPQRAITPGQSAVFYQEDEVVGGGWIT